In Pseudobdellovibrionaceae bacterium, the following proteins share a genomic window:
- a CDS encoding glycosyltransferase family 39 protein, producing the protein MSFSSLWSHSLSRKNRRVIWALLFVIALVPRAWYISATDSTNLVNQDPMCRINIANAWMVEDQYPRTMVWPPLHMVLLALPSYLSGHVPYEKIDKGISVEDGGRALTAVLGSLLVVFIFEWALLFLPWQGAFASALTMAFWPLSVYLGSITLAEVPFMAFLFAALLALIRYRQSPQLRWIYVAAVLFNCASLIRFEGWLFATTLPLILVLPMMGWKPSSSGKTHLLLLWLFNSLAPFYSLAKSAQLHGGDMLRALTINQLETEAEAVVFAKTIGLQSQLSKIIANALMPNYSWFGLLILVGLIWHLRQRKFMALLLLVCIPALPKYWSVLSFAIPSDPRYLFTSTCLLWPLGFFLIGLRKRAPHDGDPPPWRTGPFGLSLAVPLVLVGYSLWRLPQEAHYRAEKGFSSSFKEAASLVRQLRLPHEAVLGEISHSDHCGFAVLAGIPAELFRMPPPPTYFNQERWQKVSVDSILALSHESLRWIVVDPKGEVLPKAVVSPEFHEKLATYGLNARQIYPHPSLSADDLNSFSVYLVLEKDKSPRVDD; encoded by the coding sequence ATGTCCTTTAGCTCCCTTTGGTCCCATTCTCTTTCTCGTAAAAACCGTCGGGTGATTTGGGCCCTTCTGTTTGTGATCGCCCTTGTGCCGCGGGCCTGGTACATCTCCGCCACGGACAGCACGAATCTAGTTAATCAGGATCCCATGTGTCGCATCAACATCGCCAATGCCTGGATGGTGGAAGACCAATACCCGAGAACCATGGTTTGGCCCCCTCTGCATATGGTCCTCCTCGCTCTGCCCTCCTATTTGAGCGGACACGTCCCCTATGAAAAGATCGACAAAGGTATTTCGGTTGAAGACGGAGGCCGAGCGCTAACGGCTGTCTTAGGAAGTCTCCTCGTCGTGTTCATTTTTGAATGGGCTCTGCTGTTTTTACCCTGGCAAGGAGCATTTGCTTCGGCATTGACCATGGCATTCTGGCCACTATCCGTTTATCTGGGTTCCATCACTCTGGCCGAAGTTCCGTTTATGGCCTTTTTGTTCGCAGCCCTTCTCGCCTTGATCCGCTATCGTCAATCCCCTCAGCTCAGGTGGATCTATGTGGCGGCGGTATTGTTTAATTGTGCCTCTCTGATCCGATTTGAAGGGTGGCTCTTTGCGACGACCCTCCCTTTAATCCTTGTTCTCCCCATGATGGGATGGAAACCAAGCTCATCCGGCAAAACTCATTTACTTTTACTTTGGCTGTTCAATTCTTTGGCGCCCTTTTATAGTCTCGCTAAAAGTGCCCAGCTGCACGGTGGAGACATGCTGCGGGCATTGACCATCAATCAGCTGGAGACAGAAGCCGAAGCCGTTGTCTTTGCCAAGACCATTGGATTACAGTCCCAACTGTCCAAGATCATTGCCAATGCCCTGATGCCCAACTACTCCTGGTTTGGGTTGTTGATTCTAGTGGGCTTGATTTGGCATTTGCGCCAGCGCAAATTCATGGCACTCCTCCTCCTGGTATGTATCCCAGCACTACCGAAGTACTGGAGTGTTTTGAGTTTTGCCATCCCCTCTGACCCCCGTTATCTGTTCACATCCACCTGTCTCCTGTGGCCTCTGGGATTTTTTCTTATTGGCTTAAGAAAGAGAGCACCTCATGACGGTGACCCACCTCCTTGGAGGACCGGCCCCTTTGGACTCAGTCTTGCCGTTCCCCTGGTTCTTGTCGGCTATTCCTTGTGGCGCCTCCCTCAGGAGGCTCATTATCGTGCAGAAAAGGGTTTTTCTTCCTCGTTTAAGGAGGCCGCCAGTCTGGTGAGACAGCTCCGCCTACCTCACGAAGCTGTCCTAGGGGAAATCAGTCACTCGGACCACTGCGGCTTTGCTGTTCTAGCGGGAATTCCGGCCGAGTTGTTTCGTATGCCGCCACCCCCCACCTATTTTAATCAGGAGCGATGGCAAAAAGTCAGCGTCGATTCCATCCTCGCCCTTTCCCATGAAAGTCTGAGATGGATCGTGGTCGACCCAAAGGGAGAAGTGCTACCTAAGGCGGTTGTCAGTCCTGAATTTCATGAAAAGCTGGCTACCTATGGACTCAATGCAAGACAAATATATCCACATCCAAGCTTGTCTGCCGATGATTTGAATTCCTTTTCGGTCTATCTCGTGCTTGAGAAAGATAAAAGCCCGCGAGTGGACGATTGA
- a CDS encoding Gfo/Idh/MocA family oxidoreductase, whose translation MTSVSLIGYGYWGRNIARVVSQSGRFRLLEICDIDPEARNQAAAIYPGVRLSDGFQLPDKEAEVVAIMTPVASHYDLAKRCLQDDRHVWLTKPMTMTLAEAADLVELAEKKNRTVFVDHTFIFNPAVRKMKELLPRIGEPYFLLSHRMNLGRYQEDVNVIYDLAPHDLSIMTYLFGQNVVSAETFTCAAAGLPQEDLAHANLVTDKGIKALVTWSWLSPFKVRQMFLIGSKGMLFYDDAEVTGKVKFFDREVTVEEMQDAHSAKALATRISYRSGDLYSPTIPTTEALALETEELDRALKDPETRHYYHHLSLQVMQGMDVILQPLNQAARPSKISATR comes from the coding sequence ATGACTTCTGTATCACTCATCGGCTATGGATATTGGGGCCGGAATATCGCCCGTGTGGTGAGCCAAAGCGGACGCTTCAGGCTGCTGGAAATCTGTGACATTGATCCTGAAGCTCGCAATCAGGCTGCCGCGATCTATCCCGGCGTTCGCCTCTCTGATGGATTTCAGCTTCCTGACAAAGAGGCTGAAGTCGTTGCCATCATGACGCCAGTGGCTTCCCATTATGATTTGGCTAAACGATGCCTACAGGATGACCGCCATGTGTGGCTGACTAAGCCCATGACTATGACCCTGGCCGAGGCTGCTGATCTTGTTGAACTGGCGGAAAAAAAGAACCGCACCGTGTTTGTCGATCATACATTTATTTTCAATCCCGCTGTTCGCAAGATGAAGGAGCTTCTGCCACGAATCGGTGAGCCCTATTTTCTACTCTCTCACCGCATGAATTTGGGGCGCTATCAGGAAGATGTAAACGTCATTTATGATTTGGCTCCCCATGACTTGAGCATCATGACCTATTTGTTTGGGCAGAATGTTGTTTCAGCAGAAACCTTTACCTGTGCAGCGGCAGGCTTACCCCAAGAGGATTTAGCTCATGCCAACTTGGTTACTGACAAGGGTATTAAGGCCTTAGTGACCTGGTCTTGGCTGTCTCCTTTTAAAGTTCGGCAGATGTTCCTTATTGGCTCCAAAGGCATGTTGTTTTACGACGATGCGGAGGTGACCGGCAAAGTGAAGTTCTTTGACCGCGAAGTGACGGTAGAAGAAATGCAAGATGCTCACTCAGCAAAAGCCCTGGCCACTCGCATATCCTACCGCAGCGGGGACTTGTACTCTCCCACCATTCCAACCACCGAGGCCCTCGCCCTGGAAACAGAAGAATTGGACCGGGCCCTTAAAGACCCGGAAACCCGTCACTACTATCACCATTTAAGTTTGCAGGTGATGCAAGGAATGGACGTTATTCTTCAACCCTTGAATCAGGCCGCAAGACCATCTAAAATTTCAGCAACCAGATAG
- a CDS encoding glycosyltransferase family 2 protein, giving the protein MQSWTIILFGYNEGDSMDQTIEETLGVARELTDDFEILLVDDGSTDNTVARSQKWQEGEPRLHVLRHAQNQGIGAALHTGYASASKENVVALPLDGQFDPRELLPFAEIRDHQVISFCRYGRPGYSLYRKGLSHFNRALNSTLLGLNLNDVNWVKIYKRQDLQSLPLSVQSSLVESEICAKLTQTGCQFVEIPSRYLPRRGGIARGASPRQLYKTAKETWHLVQAVKRWRHGTERVKG; this is encoded by the coding sequence GTGCAGAGTTGGACCATTATTCTTTTTGGCTACAACGAAGGGGATTCTATGGATCAAACCATTGAGGAAACCCTGGGAGTGGCGCGGGAATTGACGGATGACTTTGAAATCCTACTTGTCGATGATGGGAGCACTGACAATACCGTGGCTCGATCGCAGAAGTGGCAAGAAGGGGAACCTCGGCTCCACGTCCTCCGCCATGCCCAAAACCAAGGCATTGGCGCAGCCCTTCATACCGGCTATGCATCGGCCAGCAAGGAAAACGTGGTGGCCCTGCCTCTTGATGGTCAATTCGACCCCAGAGAGCTTTTACCATTTGCCGAAATCCGCGACCATCAAGTGATCAGCTTTTGCCGCTACGGACGACCGGGGTATTCTCTCTACAGAAAAGGGCTATCCCATTTCAACCGGGCGCTCAATTCCACTCTGTTGGGGTTGAACCTCAATGACGTCAACTGGGTGAAAATCTATAAGCGACAAGACCTCCAATCCCTGCCCCTGAGCGTTCAAAGCTCTCTGGTGGAAAGCGAAATCTGCGCCAAATTAACCCAAACCGGATGCCAATTTGTCGAAATTCCTAGCAGGTACTTGCCTCGACGCGGAGGCATTGCCCGAGGGGCCTCTCCTCGCCAGCTCTACAAAACGGCAAAAGAGACTTGGCATTTAGTCCAGGCAGTGAAACGATGGAGGCACGGCACAGAAAGGGTCAAGGGATGA
- a CDS encoding zinc ABC transporter substrate-binding protein, with the protein MKTAQKTRTVTLVGWISGLLIGFSFAFTAKAEKPLQIVTTTTTLGHLVERIGGKSVEVVVLGKGTQDPHYLEAKPSYMVKLRQADLVVAVGMDLETGWLPNVLRGARNPQIQKGQKGYLELGPSIEALEKPVGRLDRAEGDIHPFGNPHFYLDPIRYGEAGLALSERLSELRPDSAESFKEAARGLKQSLIEKTDQWSKRVQGTGVTKVITYHRTLSYFLNRFGMVRVDEVEAKPGIPPSAKHLMELIKAAQEQKVGCILHESFFEQAPSLRVANSAELKVAVVATEVKALPDTDTFEALIDQLVRAVESCRANKGGV; encoded by the coding sequence ATGAAAACAGCACAAAAAACACGAACGGTCACTCTTGTTGGTTGGATCTCTGGGTTACTCATTGGATTCAGCTTCGCCTTTACCGCCAAAGCTGAAAAGCCACTGCAGATTGTGACAACGACCACCACTTTAGGGCATTTGGTTGAGAGGATCGGTGGCAAATCAGTTGAAGTCGTGGTCCTAGGCAAAGGCACTCAGGATCCCCATTATTTAGAGGCTAAGCCATCTTATATGGTGAAATTGCGCCAGGCTGACCTGGTTGTTGCAGTTGGTATGGATTTAGAGACAGGTTGGTTGCCCAATGTATTAAGGGGAGCTAGAAATCCACAGATTCAAAAGGGACAGAAGGGCTATCTGGAGCTTGGTCCCTCCATCGAGGCTTTGGAAAAACCGGTTGGGAGGCTTGATCGTGCGGAAGGTGACATTCATCCTTTTGGCAACCCACACTTCTATCTCGATCCAATTCGCTACGGAGAGGCGGGTCTGGCCCTGTCAGAGAGGTTGTCTGAGCTGAGGCCGGACAGTGCGGAGTCCTTCAAAGAGGCGGCTCGAGGGCTCAAGCAGTCATTGATTGAAAAAACCGATCAGTGGTCAAAAAGGGTTCAGGGGACTGGAGTGACGAAAGTCATTACCTATCACCGAACCCTTTCCTATTTTCTAAACCGGTTTGGGATGGTGCGAGTCGACGAGGTAGAGGCGAAACCGGGAATTCCACCTTCGGCCAAACATCTGATGGAATTGATCAAGGCGGCTCAGGAGCAGAAGGTTGGCTGTATTTTGCATGAGAGTTTTTTTGAGCAGGCCCCCTCTCTGCGAGTGGCAAATTCTGCCGAATTGAAGGTTGCGGTGGTAGCGACAGAAGTAAAGGCATTGCCTGATACGGACACCTTTGAGGCCTTGATCGATCAATTGGTTCGGGCAGTTGAGTCCTGTCGGGCCAACAAGGGCGGTGTCTGA
- a CDS encoding metal ABC transporter permease: protein MEAVLFLAPPLVMCFLLVGIHCYLGLHVLARGVIFVDLSLAQVAAFGTTIALLLGYEHGEGMDYFISLGATLLAALLLAIANQLKKQISQEALIGILYAFASGAVVLTVDKMSHGAEHIKAALTGHLLWVTWAQVGKVAVIYSLVAVAHLLLRKRLIAASFSDRGSWLWDFVFYGLFGVVITSSVHVAGVLLVFSFLIVPAVLSSLVAKGIGARLLFGWSLGFVLSSVGMLLSYRLDMPSGAFLVCLFTCLPLVAVLVMRVVQGNRQNAA, encoded by the coding sequence ATGGAAGCCGTACTATTTCTGGCCCCGCCCCTTGTGATGTGTTTTCTACTGGTTGGTATTCATTGTTATTTGGGTCTGCACGTTTTGGCGCGAGGAGTGATCTTTGTTGACTTGTCTTTGGCTCAGGTAGCTGCGTTCGGTACAACCATTGCCCTGCTGCTTGGTTATGAACACGGTGAAGGGATGGATTACTTTATCTCCCTGGGGGCCACATTGCTCGCGGCCTTGCTTTTAGCAATCGCGAACCAGTTAAAGAAACAGATTTCCCAGGAAGCTCTGATTGGAATTCTTTATGCATTTGCTTCAGGGGCTGTGGTTTTGACGGTTGACAAAATGAGCCATGGGGCTGAACACATCAAAGCGGCTCTGACGGGTCATCTTCTGTGGGTGACTTGGGCCCAAGTTGGCAAAGTGGCCGTCATTTATTCACTCGTGGCCGTGGCCCATCTATTGTTGCGCAAAAGACTGATCGCCGCTTCATTTTCAGATCGGGGCAGTTGGCTGTGGGACTTCGTGTTTTATGGTCTTTTTGGCGTTGTTATCACCAGTTCAGTTCATGTAGCTGGAGTGCTTCTGGTCTTCAGTTTTCTTATTGTTCCGGCGGTACTGAGTTCTCTCGTCGCAAAGGGGATCGGCGCACGCCTCCTTTTCGGCTGGAGTCTAGGTTTTGTCCTCAGCTCAGTTGGAATGCTGTTGTCTTATCGGTTGGATATGCCCTCTGGCGCATTCTTGGTCTGCTTGTTCACCTGTTTGCCCCTTGTGGCGGTTTTGGTTATGAGAGTTGTTCAGGGGAACCGACAAAACGCGGCATAG
- a CDS encoding MoxR family ATPase → MEGALGILNNLSNNIQKVIIGKEEQVRAVLCCWIAGGHVLIEDVPGTGKTILARALAKSAAVDFKRVQFTPDLLPSDILGLSIFNQKNQAFEFKPGPVFTSLLLGDEINRATPRTQSALLECMSEGQVSIEGKTYRLDPLFFCLATQNPVDQLGTFALPEAQLDRFMMKVSMGYPDTEQEIQMLMEQNKVHPIENLEAVETHERVMWLKKQVSKVRVSREMYGYIVGLVNQSRRHADLKLGASPRASIALAKGAQARALFDGVDYIRPEHVQELILPIMGHRVTLSPEAKLSGRTVVDVLEEVVKAVPVPIDKM, encoded by the coding sequence TTGGAAGGCGCATTAGGGATTCTCAATAATCTTTCCAATAATATCCAAAAGGTCATTATTGGCAAAGAAGAGCAGGTTCGGGCAGTCTTGTGTTGTTGGATCGCCGGCGGCCATGTCCTTATTGAGGACGTGCCAGGAACGGGAAAGACTATTCTTGCTCGTGCTCTTGCCAAGTCTGCGGCAGTTGATTTCAAACGGGTGCAATTCACCCCGGATCTTCTGCCCTCAGATATTTTGGGACTGAGCATTTTCAATCAGAAAAACCAAGCCTTTGAGTTTAAGCCTGGTCCAGTGTTCACGAGTCTGCTGTTAGGTGATGAAATCAACCGCGCCACACCCCGAACCCAGTCCGCACTGCTTGAGTGTATGAGTGAGGGGCAGGTATCGATAGAGGGCAAGACCTATCGTCTCGATCCCTTGTTCTTTTGCTTGGCGACCCAAAATCCCGTAGATCAGTTGGGCACATTTGCCCTGCCTGAAGCTCAGCTGGATCGATTTATGATGAAGGTCTCCATGGGCTATCCCGATACGGAACAAGAGATCCAGATGCTCATGGAGCAAAACAAAGTTCACCCGATTGAAAATCTGGAGGCTGTGGAGACCCACGAGCGGGTGATGTGGTTGAAGAAACAGGTGAGCAAGGTCCGAGTTTCCCGTGAAATGTACGGATACATCGTTGGCCTGGTGAACCAAAGTCGTCGTCATGCAGACCTCAAGCTGGGAGCCAGCCCCCGGGCCAGTATTGCACTTGCCAAGGGGGCCCAGGCCCGCGCCCTTTTTGACGGCGTGGACTACATTCGCCCGGAGCACGTGCAGGAGCTGATTCTCCCCATCATGGGTCATCGCGTGACCTTAAGTCCGGAGGCCAAGCTCTCGGGTCGGACGGTAGTTGATGTTCTTGAGGAAGTGGTAAAGGCCGTTCCAGTTCCAATTGATAAAATGTGA
- a CDS encoding DUF58 domain-containing protein, giving the protein MGFPPFHSYRHLLNPFTLYFGLTGLFLFGGLFQRTSFLIGLTLIVCGVYLFFSARSAAQSLVVQRLPVKPQLVEFEEVQVIVEVRNRGGFPVYGLVIDETFTASLRSRVRLAMPRTLPAHSHMRLQYKRKCDGGMGHHDIGPLEATVTDVLGVFKFLIVEDTLLEVEVLPRIEPLPELAFRGSPHSTLYGYYDVAQRGFSVNFSGIRPYSPGDSLRHIAWKLTARTGELMVKEFERSVNSEVTVVLDLNPEIHLGIKSQSTWEYGRDAALGIMSRQLEMNNSVRLVSNHFFSELGRGEDHLHHMCREVLKWSPEQLTDDPSLLRWGVAGELLMRASTLISQGSTLVYICPYHKLEFGKAREVLKHLAGEGIDVHVVFIDVNSFVAPLLRKLSWAHLAEVGYCRGVDEEVAELRKMGFTPYKIKCGEPLAKGFLVNG; this is encoded by the coding sequence GTGGGCTTTCCCCCCTTTCACTCATATAGACACCTACTGAATCCCTTTACTCTTTACTTTGGTTTGACCGGTTTGTTTTTGTTTGGAGGCCTGTTTCAGAGGACCAGTTTTCTCATCGGATTGACTCTCATCGTGTGTGGTGTCTATTTGTTTTTCAGTGCCCGGTCGGCGGCTCAGTCCCTCGTGGTTCAACGTCTGCCGGTAAAACCTCAGCTCGTTGAATTTGAAGAAGTTCAAGTTATTGTTGAAGTTCGCAACCGAGGTGGATTTCCCGTCTATGGATTGGTGATTGACGAAACCTTTACCGCTTCACTGCGCTCGCGGGTGCGCCTGGCGATGCCCCGGACTCTGCCAGCCCATTCCCATATGCGCCTTCAATACAAAAGAAAGTGTGATGGGGGAATGGGCCATCATGACATAGGCCCACTTGAAGCGACAGTGACGGATGTGCTGGGTGTATTTAAGTTTTTAATAGTCGAAGACACTTTGCTAGAGGTCGAGGTCCTTCCCCGTATCGAGCCACTGCCAGAGTTGGCCTTCCGTGGTTCCCCCCACTCCACCTTGTATGGTTACTACGATGTGGCGCAAAGAGGCTTTAGTGTGAACTTCTCTGGAATTCGCCCCTATTCACCGGGAGATTCCCTACGCCACATTGCCTGGAAGCTCACGGCCCGCACAGGTGAGCTCATGGTGAAGGAGTTTGAAAGATCCGTTAATAGCGAGGTGACCGTTGTTCTCGACTTGAATCCGGAAATTCACTTGGGAATCAAGTCCCAGTCCACCTGGGAGTACGGCCGGGATGCAGCCCTTGGGATCATGTCCCGACAGTTGGAAATGAACAACTCTGTTCGCTTAGTCAGCAATCACTTTTTTTCCGAGCTCGGACGGGGAGAAGACCACCTTCACCATATGTGCCGCGAAGTTCTCAAATGGAGTCCAGAGCAACTGACTGATGACCCATCTCTCCTTAGGTGGGGAGTCGCGGGTGAGCTTCTTATGCGTGCCTCTACCTTGATTTCCCAGGGCTCAACGCTGGTGTATATCTGTCCTTACCATAAACTGGAGTTTGGTAAAGCCCGAGAAGTCCTTAAGCATTTGGCGGGTGAAGGCATCGACGTCCATGTGGTGTTTATTGATGTGAATTCCTTCGTTGCTCCTCTTCTGCGAAAGTTGAGTTGGGCCCATTTGGCCGAGGTGGGATATTGTCGGGGAGTTGACGAAGAGGTGGCTGAGTTACGTAAAATGGGATTTACGCCTTATAAGATCAAATGTGGTGAACCCTTAGCCAAGGGGTTTTTGGTCAATGGCTAA